One window of Sphingobacteriales bacterium genomic DNA carries:
- a CDS encoding RluA family pseudouridine synthase yields MEELYLSEEELELEQEDDERQYEHFRLTIDRGQSPLRIDKFLSLRMEKASRSRLQNAAKAGAILVNGIAVKPNYKVKPNDEIAIILPKPIQQYRLLPEPIPLQIVFEDDYLMVINKPADLVVHPGCGNYSGTLVHGLLHHFSQLPVSKHHRDEISGEENALRPGLVHRIDKNTSGLLVIAKTDYSLTHLAKQFFDHTVKRRYIALVWGDLENQTGTITGNIGRDKRHRQVMSVYPEGDFGKHAITHYRVLERLGYVTLVECSLETGRTHQIRVHFSFIGHPLFNDPEYGGNRIVKGTIYNKYKQFVENCFSILPRQALHAQVLGFKHPESGEALYFESQLPNDMEQVLLKWRRYMGAIQSNTEREEISDEDFES; encoded by the coding sequence TTGGAAGAACTATATCTTTCGGAAGAAGAACTTGAACTTGAGCAAGAAGACGATGAAAGGCAGTATGAACATTTCAGACTGACCATAGATCGGGGGCAATCGCCCTTGCGAATAGATAAGTTTTTATCTTTAAGGATGGAAAAAGCCAGTCGAAGCAGATTGCAAAATGCAGCGAAAGCAGGTGCAATTTTAGTCAATGGAATAGCAGTTAAACCTAATTATAAAGTAAAACCAAACGATGAAATTGCCATTATACTGCCCAAACCAATTCAGCAATACCGGCTGCTACCAGAGCCTATTCCGCTTCAGATTGTTTTTGAAGACGATTATCTGATGGTGATTAATAAACCCGCTGATTTGGTAGTTCATCCCGGTTGTGGCAATTATTCCGGCACACTCGTACATGGATTGTTACATCACTTTTCACAATTGCCGGTCAGTAAACATCATCGCGATGAAATTTCAGGCGAAGAGAACGCATTGCGTCCGGGACTTGTGCATCGCATTGATAAAAACACTTCCGGTTTACTGGTCATTGCAAAAACAGATTATTCACTGACTCATCTCGCAAAACAGTTTTTTGACCATACCGTAAAACGCCGTTATATCGCCTTAGTATGGGGAGATTTGGAAAATCAAACAGGAACCATAACCGGTAACATTGGGAGGGATAAACGACATCGTCAGGTTATGTCTGTTTATCCTGAAGGAGACTTTGGCAAACATGCGATTACTCACTACAGAGTATTGGAACGATTAGGCTACGTAACTTTAGTAGAATGTTCACTCGAAACAGGTAGAACCCATCAAATCAGGGTGCATTTCAGTTTTATTGGCCATCCTTTGTTTAACGACCCGGAATATGGTGGAAACCGGATTGTCAAAGGTACTATATACAACAAATACAAACAGTTTGTTGAAAACTGTTTTTCAATTCTGCCCCGTCAAGCACTTCATGCACAGGTTTTAGGTTTTAAACATCCTGAATCGGGAGAAGCATTATATTTTGAATCTCAATTGCCGAATGATATGGAACAGGTTTTGTTAAAATGGAGAAGATATATGGGTGCTATACAATCCAACACAGAACGGGAAGAAATTAGTGATGAAGATTTCGAATCATAA